Genomic window (Thermodesulfobacteriota bacterium):
GACTCTCATTGCGTTTATATTCACGGGATGTAGAGCGTATCAGGCTGACCAGATAGAGATGCAATCGCAGATCGACGGATTAAAGGAGCAGGTACGGAAAATGGAAGAGGGCTACAAACCCGGGTTCGGCGAGCTGATGGGCACCATTCAAACACACCATGCGAAGCTCTGGTATGCGGGAACTAACGAGAACTGGAAGCTGGCCGAATTCGAGATCCACGAGATAGAGGAAACGATCGAGAAGGTCTCGGAGCTGCACGGGGACCGTTATAAGGCAAATGAGCTCATCCCGGCGCTCGTAGTGCCTTTCCTCGAGAGTACGAGGAAAGCCTCTCAAAATAAGGACGTGTCCGCATTCCAGCAAAGCTATACTCAGCTGACTACAGGCTGCAACAATTGTCACGTCGATACCGGCTTCGAATTCATAGTGATTCAAGCTCCGGTCGGGCCCGCTTTCCCGAACCAGCGGTTCAGTATAAAGAATTGAGACCCCGGTGCGGAGAAAATTATTATAGCTTCCGTATAGCACGGACCCCTGAAAGCCGGCTGTCACAGAACCGAATCAACTCCTTATTATCAGCTGGTATATGATCCCCGCCGCGGCGCTGACCGCGAGCGTCCTAAGCATCCCGAATTTGAAACGGAAGAGGAGCAGGAAGGCTCCGACCGCTATCAGCGTCGAAACGATATTGATAGTTTTCAAATCGGGGACGAGAAGCCTTATCCCGGAGATATTTATCTCGTCGACGCTGCCGAAGAGCGTGTGCAGGGAAAACCACACCGCGAGGTTGAAAATGACTCCCACTACGGCGGCCGTGATCGCCGAGAGCGCGCAGCTTAGCGATTTCCTTCCCCTGAGATATTCGATGTAGGGAGCGCCGAGGAAAATCCACAGGAAACACGGGACGAACGTAACCCAGGTGGTCAGTACGGAGCCGAGCACGCCGGCGAGCAAGGGGTCGAGTCCGCCCGGGTTCCGGTATGCGCCCATGAACCCCACGAACTGCAGCACCATGATCAAGGGGCCGGGAGTCGTCTCGGCCATCCCGAGTCCGTCGAGCATCTCGCCCGGCTTCAGCCATCCGTACGTGTTTACAGCTTCCTGGGCTATGTAAGCGAGCACGGCGTATGCGCCGCCGAAGGTCACGACCGCGGCCTTGCTGAAGAAGACGCCCTCTTTCACGAAGACGCTCTCCATGCCGAGAAAAATTATCAGGGCCGCGACAGGACCGAGCCACAGGGGCAGCCATACGGCGATTACTTTCAAAGCGCGCGAGAGCGAGGGTTGCGTATGACCCGCGACTCCGTCAGTGATGACGAAACCGTCCTCATCTCCCGTTTGTCCCCCGCTCTGAGAGCCGTGCCCCCTGATGACGTAAAATACATCTTCACGGATCTTCCCTCCTATGAATCCTGTCAGACCCGCGCCGAGTACGATCAGGGGGAAGGGCACGTTGAAGAAAAATATGGCGGCGAAGGCCAGTCCCGCGAGGGCGACCATAACGTTATTCCTGAGCGCGCGTTTTCCTATGCGTATCACGGCCTCGACAACCACGGCCATCACCGCGGGCTTGAGTCCGAAGAAGAGCGCTTCGACGAAAGTCGTGTCCTGAAATTCGGCGTAGAGGATGCTCAATGCCATGATGGAGATAAATCCGGGAAGGACGAAGAGTGTCCCGGCCGTCAGGCCGCCGCGGGTCTTGTGTAGGAGCCATCCGATGTAGGTTGCGAGCTGCTGGGCTTCGGGGCCCGGAAGCAGCATGCAGTAGTTGAGCGCGTGGAGGAACCTGCTTTCGCTTATCCACCTCTTTTCCTCGACGAGTATGCGGTGCATCACTGCGATCTGACCGGCCGGCCCGCCGAAGCTATGGACGGCTACCCTGACCCAGACGCGCAGCGCTTCTCCGAATGTGACGGAGTGAGTTGATGTATCGGGTTCGTGATTTTTCGAATGGCTGGGGTTCGGGCTCATGGCGCGTGTTCGTCGAATTCAATACCGTACAATCTAATTCGATCTTACACAATAATTGTAAATTAAGCATGAACTCCGCCCATTCTCCATAACTCCCCAGCCTTCCTTTAAAATCAGACTCTTAAATGTTAAAATCCTACCCAGGAGAGGCGGCCTGTTTCGCGCGGGACAGGTTCTTTAACGGAGGGCAGGATGGTTTTATTCCTTGGAGAGGAGGACATAAGGCAGATCCTCACCATGTCCGACGCCATCAAGGTGCTTGAGGAAACGTTCAGGCAGCAGGGGCTCGGAAACATTATAAATCAGCCGAGGCAGAGGGTAAGGACCGACGTGAGCATGCTCCATTACCTGGCGGGGGCGCTACCCCATCTGGGCGTCATGGGCTACAAGGCCTATACCTCCTCGAAGGCGGGCATCAAGTTCAGGGTGTTCCTGCACGATATGGAGACTGGGGAGCTGCTGTCCATAATGGACGGGAACTACATGGGCATGATGAGGACGGGGGCGGTGTCGGGCGTGGCTACGAAGTACATGGCCAGGGACGACGTGAGCCGCGCCTGCATATACGGGGCGGGATGGCAGGCGAGGGGGCAGCTCCTCGCTGTGTGCGCCGTAAGGAATGTGAAGAGGATAAGCGTGTACAGCAGGAACGCCGGACAGAGGGAGGCGTTCTCTAAAGAAATGGAGAAGCAGCTCCGGATACCGGTCGCGCCTGTCGCGTCGGCTGAAGAAGCCGCAAGGGACGCCGACTGCGTAATCACCGCGACGTCGTCGTTCGAGCCTGTGTTCAGGGGGGAATGGCTCGCGAAGGGGACGCACATAAACGCGATAGGCGGGAATTTCCTCTTCAAGAGAGAGCTCGACGAGAGGGCGGTCAGGGCGGCGGATATAATAGTGGTCGAGTCGCTCGAGCAGACGAAGATAGAGGCGGGAGAGTTCCTGCCGCTCATTGAAAAAGGGACGCTAAGGTGGTCCCGCGTCGCCGAGCTCGGCGACGTGGTCGCGGGGAAGGCGAAGGGGAGGACGAGGGACGAGGACGTCACCCTCTTCAAGTCGCTCGGCATAGCGGTCGAGGACATGGCGGTAGCCGCGCACGTGTACAAGGTCGCGAAAGGTGCGGGAATGGGCGTGAAGCTCGATATGCCTTCTAATTGAGCGTGGGCTCACCGCACAGTCCGTACGGATTCATACTGGCAAATAACATATACAGAGGCGAAAATGAAAACAGTCGGAATTATCGGGGGGAGCGGGCTATACGCTCTCGAGGGCGTCACCGAGGTCGAGACCGTGAAGGTGGACACGCCCTGGGGCAAGCCTTCCGACGACCCCGCCGTGGGCGAGCTCGGCGACACCAGGCTCGTATTCCTGCCCCGGCACGGCAAGGGGCACAAGCTCATGCCGTCCGAGATAAACTACCGCGCGAACATATATGCGATGAAGATGCTCGGGGCGGAATGGATAATATCGGTGAGCGCGGTCGGGAGCATGAGGGAGGAGATTGCGCCCGGACACATAGTCATACCCTCACAGTTCTACGACCACACGAAGACGAGGGCGTCCACGTTCTTCGGGGAGGGCATAGCGGCCCACGTATCCATGGCCGACCCGGTGTGCCCGCTTCTCTCCCGCGCGCTCTACGAT
Coding sequences:
- a CDS encoding ornithine cyclodeaminase family protein → MVLFLGEEDIRQILTMSDAIKVLEETFRQQGLGNIINQPRQRVRTDVSMLHYLAGALPHLGVMGYKAYTSSKAGIKFRVFLHDMETGELLSIMDGNYMGMMRTGAVSGVATKYMARDDVSRACIYGAGWQARGQLLAVCAVRNVKRISVYSRNAGQREAFSKEMEKQLRIPVAPVASAEEAARDADCVITATSSFEPVFRGEWLAKGTHINAIGGNFLFKRELDERAVRAADIIVVESLEQTKIEAGEFLPLIEKGTLRWSRVAELGDVVAGKAKGRTRDEDVTLFKSLGIAVEDMAVAAHVYKVAKGAGMGVKLDMPSN
- the chrA gene encoding chromate efflux transporter, with amino-acid sequence MSPNPSHSKNHEPDTSTHSVTFGEALRVWVRVAVHSFGGPAGQIAVMHRILVEEKRWISESRFLHALNYCMLLPGPEAQQLATYIGWLLHKTRGGLTAGTLFVLPGFISIMALSILYAEFQDTTFVEALFFGLKPAVMAVVVEAVIRIGKRALRNNVMVALAGLAFAAIFFFNVPFPLIVLGAGLTGFIGGKIREDVFYVIRGHGSQSGGQTGDEDGFVITDGVAGHTQPSLSRALKVIAVWLPLWLGPVAALIIFLGMESVFVKEGVFFSKAAVVTFGGAYAVLAYIAQEAVNTYGWLKPGEMLDGLGMAETTPGPLIMVLQFVGFMGAYRNPGGLDPLLAGVLGSVLTTWVTFVPCFLWIFLGAPYIEYLRGRKSLSCALSAITAAVVGVIFNLAVWFSLHTLFGSVDEINISGIRLLVPDLKTINIVSTLIAVGAFLLLFRFKFGMLRTLAVSAAAGIIYQLIIRS